The Paenibacillus uliginis N3/975 genome has a window encoding:
- a CDS encoding stalk domain-containing protein → MKKLPGVLAIVLVLCLTLSGNSSGNTAAFAAVDPKPVEMISIKVNGAQQLGEAFIRNGRIMVPLRTVSEAMGAKVKWNASKKSASVVKGKHSFELSAGQLKALRNGSPIVMDTEPVMKEGHLFIPLRFSAESLGGTAKWNSSTREVNIYPDLTPEQAKQAVKELADQVIQSLKDQDIEQLAKLSHSKGVTFSPYAYVDRTKDVTLSKEKLSEGFENKKTYQWGKFDGSGKPISMSFENYYKKFVYSQDFAKAPYVGYNESKSQGNTINNASKVYPGAVFVEYYFDGINPEYGGIDWQSLRLVFQKEGSSWVLSGIIHDEWTI, encoded by the coding sequence GTGAAGAAGTTACCCGGCGTGTTGGCAATAGTCCTCGTGCTGTGCTTGACGTTATCTGGAAACAGTAGTGGCAATACAGCCGCTTTTGCTGCAGTTGATCCCAAGCCTGTAGAAATGATCTCTATAAAAGTGAATGGTGCGCAGCAGTTAGGAGAAGCATTTATTCGCAATGGCCGTATAATGGTACCTCTGCGAACCGTCTCGGAGGCTATGGGTGCCAAAGTGAAATGGAATGCATCAAAGAAATCCGCTTCGGTAGTAAAAGGTAAACATAGCTTTGAACTTTCGGCCGGACAGTTGAAAGCACTGCGAAATGGTAGCCCGATTGTGATGGATACAGAACCAGTTATGAAAGAAGGACATTTGTTCATTCCACTGCGATTCTCGGCAGAAAGTTTGGGCGGTACTGCAAAGTGGAATAGTTCAACGAGAGAAGTCAATATATATCCAGACCTGACTCCTGAACAAGCGAAGCAAGCGGTGAAAGAGTTGGCAGACCAGGTTATTCAGTCTCTGAAGGATCAGGATATTGAACAACTGGCTAAGCTGTCCCACTCGAAGGGAGTAACCTTCTCGCCGTACGCATATGTTGACCGTACAAAGGATGTTACTCTCAGTAAAGAAAAACTATCTGAAGGCTTTGAGAATAAAAAGACGTATCAGTGGGGCAAGTTTGACGGCAGCGGTAAACCAATATCCATGAGCTTTGAGAACTACTATAAGAAGTTTGTTTACAGCCAGGACTTTGCCAAGGCCCCTTACGTTGGGTATAACGAATCGAAGAGTCAAGGGAATACGATTAATAATGCGAGCAAAGTCTATCCTGGAGCGGTGTTCGTTGAATATTACTTTGATGGCATTAACCCTGAATACGGAGGGATAGATTGGCAGAGCCTTCGTCTCGTGTTCCAAAAAGAAGGCAGCAGCTGGGTATTGTCCGGCATTATACATGATGAATGGACCATTTGA
- a CDS encoding DUF4179 domain-containing protein — protein MKQTYHDIEIPAELAAVTQQAIERGKSQRKRTITRNRWMKTMSASTAAVLAIFVISVNTMPAFANSLEDVPGLGKLVKILQFNKGSAEGGTIQDSTDVSFITLRQQGSNETITLNFTKQNQTQEKVNAFHVKFTEYPNTMTFSVGGARAFSAVKDFETLKKSEYIQDAYEIITLDDSLIRFNVTFNKAITYDVKEYADPAQVVITITPDDAKEKQRQPVYSLRTASHPYGETQGAAEEALLGWENIRILKDREGTFFVEAGYYATETEARAKLKQLEEQGVIGERMYVEEREPMQLPMVISPE, from the coding sequence TTGAAACAAACCTATCATGATATTGAGATTCCAGCAGAGCTTGCTGCTGTTACGCAGCAGGCGATTGAAAGAGGAAAGAGTCAGCGGAAACGTACAATAACAAGAAACCGTTGGATGAAGACGATGAGTGCAAGCACCGCTGCAGTATTGGCGATATTCGTAATTAGTGTAAACACGATGCCGGCCTTTGCAAATAGTCTGGAAGATGTACCCGGTCTTGGCAAACTGGTGAAAATACTGCAATTCAACAAAGGCAGTGCCGAAGGCGGTACGATACAGGATTCGACGGACGTTAGTTTTATCACATTAAGACAGCAAGGCAGCAATGAAACGATTACGTTGAATTTTACGAAGCAGAACCAAACGCAGGAGAAGGTAAACGCATTTCATGTCAAATTTACGGAGTATCCGAATACGATGACCTTTTCAGTGGGCGGTGCGCGAGCATTTTCCGCAGTTAAAGACTTTGAAACATTAAAGAAGAGCGAATACATTCAAGACGCTTACGAAATTATTACGCTGGACGACTCTTTAATTCGATTCAATGTGACGTTCAATAAAGCGATAACTTATGATGTAAAAGAATACGCAGATCCAGCGCAGGTAGTCATAACGATTACACCTGATGACGCTAAGGAAAAGCAACGTCAACCTGTATATTCGCTGCGGACGGCTTCTCATCCGTATGGCGAAACACAAGGTGCTGCTGAAGAAGCGTTGTTGGGATGGGAAAACATTCGGATATTAAAGGATAGAGAAGGTACTTTTTTTGTTGAAGCAGGGTATTATGCGACTGAAACTGAGGCTAGAGCCAAGTTAAAACAGCTAGAAGAGCAAGGCGTCATCGGAGAGCGGATGTATGTGGAAGAAAGGGAGCCTATGCAGCTTCCTATGGTGATCTCCCCTGAGTAG
- a CDS encoding sigma-70 family RNA polymerase sigma factor encodes MNQTELAKRAIAGDEDSFTLLIEERRESVYRMAYTYVRNKEDALEIVQEAVYRAFISVHKLRQPQYFNTWLTRIAVNCALDYIRKSKKVVYMDKEHEGSYTQAGRDDALDLLEALEQLDEKSKTVLMLRYFEDLTIKEVAEVLNTPISSVKSIIYRGLEKLKVNLGEREFLG; translated from the coding sequence GTGAATCAAACCGAACTAGCAAAAAGAGCGATTGCCGGTGACGAGGACAGCTTTACCTTGCTAATAGAAGAAAGAAGAGAAAGTGTATACCGGATGGCGTACACATATGTACGAAATAAAGAAGATGCGCTGGAAATTGTACAAGAGGCTGTATATCGTGCCTTTATCTCAGTACACAAGTTAAGGCAGCCGCAATATTTTAACACGTGGCTGACGAGAATTGCTGTAAACTGCGCACTAGACTATATTCGCAAATCTAAAAAAGTTGTGTATATGGATAAGGAGCACGAAGGCAGCTACACGCAGGCAGGAAGAGACGATGCGCTAGATTTGCTCGAGGCATTGGAACAGCTTGATGAAAAATCAAAAACGGTACTTATGCTACGGTACTTTGAAGATTTGACGATCAAGGAAGTTGCAGAGGTGCTGAATACGCCTATTAGCTCGGTAAAGTCCATCATATACCGTGGGTTAGAGAAATTAAAAGTAAACCTTGGGGAGCGTGAATTTCTTGGATAA
- a CDS encoding Gmad2 immunoglobulin-like domain-containing protein, which translates to MMKNKTIALLTATILTGSAFAGFMNTTLADQAQPKSVTQQHVKKATAKQQQKMFRNIKVMESAFTFTVKGEASLFEGTYQYAVKQGNKIVAKGFGTASKGGPEWGTFSQYISIPKSKLFGDKPMTLELFVIDQATGASVNKLTVPMNKIGEAKQNQVFRNTKVTSSAVVYTVKGEASVHEGTYQYAVKQGNKIVATGFGTASKGGPEWGTFTRKISIPVSKLSGDKPLTVELFEVDQATGKITNKVVMPVK; encoded by the coding sequence ATGATGAAAAACAAAACAATCGCACTCTTAACAGCAACTATTTTGACAGGTTCCGCTTTCGCGGGCTTTATGAACACGACTTTGGCAGATCAAGCACAACCAAAGTCCGTTACACAGCAGCACGTTAAAAAAGCAACTGCTAAACAGCAGCAAAAAATGTTCCGTAACATTAAAGTAATGGAGTCGGCTTTCACATTTACGGTGAAAGGTGAAGCAAGTTTATTTGAAGGAACTTATCAATATGCGGTCAAGCAAGGTAATAAGATTGTAGCAAAAGGCTTCGGAACAGCATCAAAGGGTGGTCCAGAGTGGGGAACATTCTCACAATACATCTCCATTCCGAAAAGCAAGCTTTTCGGTGATAAGCCGATGACACTTGAACTGTTTGTAATAGATCAAGCTACTGGCGCTAGCGTAAACAAACTTACAGTTCCTATGAATAAGATCGGCGAAGCAAAACAAAATCAGGTGTTTCGTAATACAAAAGTAACATCGTCAGCTGTCGTTTACACTGTAAAAGGCGAAGCAAGCGTACATGAAGGAACTTATCAATATGCGGTCAAGCAAGGTAATAAGATTGTAGCAACAGGCTTCGGAACAGCATCCAAAGGTGGCCCAGAGTGGGGAACATTTACCCGAAAAATTTCAATCCCTGTCAGCAAATTATCCGGTGACAAGCCGCTCACAGTTGAATTGTTCGAAGTAGATCAAGCTACTGGAAAGATCACCAATAAAGTGGTTATGCCTGTGAAGTAA
- a CDS encoding MFS transporter — protein MEKQKWKRIFFALYTGQFFSLLSSAAVQFSIIWWLTDTTGSPLVLAVAGMAGFLPQALIGPFAGTIVDRYSRKMMMILADMTVAIGSLFLFVMMYFNDLSNVLVLLVLVVRSLATAFHMPAMQASVPLLAPEEHMTKVAGWGQMISSITNVAGPAVGMGLLAVSSLEWVLLLDVLGAVIACSILLFIRIPRVSRTEEQGANSFVREMKEGYYAIVKHPFILRLTILMTAVAVLYIPVGTYFPLMVRNHFEKGVVEAGIVETVFAIGLIAGASLLGTLGDRFNKIKTMAAGMMLMGIAIFISGVLPPSTFYVFVVLSGLVGLSGPLFSAPFYAYIQTEIEPHLLGRVFSFITSLSLLATPIGLGLAGVFTELTNVALLFTLAGFLIILNAILTMRVK, from the coding sequence ATGGAAAAACAGAAATGGAAACGAATATTTTTCGCATTATATACAGGTCAATTTTTTTCTTTGCTGAGTAGTGCTGCTGTTCAGTTCAGCATTATTTGGTGGTTAACAGATACAACCGGTTCACCGCTTGTGTTGGCAGTGGCAGGGATGGCAGGGTTTTTGCCACAAGCGTTGATTGGCCCTTTTGCAGGAACAATTGTTGATCGCTATTCTCGTAAAATGATGATGATTTTGGCAGATATGACGGTTGCAATAGGCAGTTTGTTTTTATTTGTAATGATGTATTTCAACGATTTGAGTAATGTGCTAGTTTTACTCGTCTTAGTTGTTCGCTCACTTGCGACTGCCTTTCATATGCCGGCCATGCAAGCTTCTGTGCCATTACTTGCGCCTGAAGAGCATATGACAAAGGTGGCAGGCTGGGGACAGATGATCAGTTCGATAACCAATGTTGCAGGACCAGCAGTGGGTATGGGCTTGCTTGCCGTTAGTTCGCTGGAGTGGGTACTGCTTTTAGATGTTTTAGGTGCTGTTATTGCTTGCAGTATTTTACTGTTTATTCGCATTCCCAGAGTTTCAAGAACAGAGGAGCAGGGGGCTAACAGTTTTGTAAGGGAAATGAAAGAAGGGTATTACGCCATTGTGAAGCATCCCTTTATTCTAAGGCTAACTATCTTAATGACTGCTGTAGCTGTCCTCTATATCCCGGTAGGAACGTATTTTCCACTTATGGTACGGAATCATTTTGAAAAAGGGGTCGTAGAGGCAGGTATTGTTGAAACTGTCTTTGCAATTGGATTAATTGCTGGAGCTTCGCTTTTAGGTACATTAGGAGATCGTTTTAATAAAATCAAAACGATGGCAGCCGGTATGATGTTGATGGGAATTGCTATATTCATTTCAGGTGTACTCCCGCCGTCAACCTTTTATGTATTTGTTGTCCTAAGTGGCTTAGTTGGTTTATCCGGCCCGTTATTTTCGGCTCCATTCTACGCTTATATTCAAACAGAAATTGAACCGCATTTACTTGGGCGAGTGTTTAGTTTTATTACAAGTCTTTCGTTGCTTGCAACGCCTATTGGGTTAGGTTTGGCCGGAGTATTCACGGAATTAACCAATGTAGCACTATTATTTACGTTGGCAGGTTTTCTGATTATTTTGAATGCAATACTGACTATGAGAGTGAAATAG
- a CDS encoding Msr family ABC-F type ribosomal protection protein, giving the protein MEQICFELENIEVTYLDKEVLNIERLAVHQFDRIGIVGKNGAGKSTMLRLLAGEIEPTKGRVKSHVESTYFKQIEAPTVIEVDPALIGRLSVPTESPQLSGGEQTRLKLAGLFTHYHEALLIDEPTTHLDREGIDFLLDQLRYYYGVLIMISHDRDVLDELVTTIWEVADGKVKVYNGNYSDYAEQKLLERSQQMQEHEQYVKEKSRLEKAAQEKMKKAEKIAQGAGLSRREVNAKPNRMSETKSKGTSQKAMHRVAKAIEQRMEQLQEVEAVQEERPIVFRQVEVLKLHNKFPVMADRLTLQVEGKRLLDEVNFQFPLGQKIAITGANGSGKSTLLHHIASNGKGIILSPKVQIGYFQQLSYQVATDETVFQFVKKRSEYDEGFLRSVLHAMQFDGTDIQKKVKSLSGGEMIRLQLCQLFLGEYNLLLLDEPTNFLDIRAIEALEHFIHAYEGTIIFVSHDQSFILEVADICYKIERKKMVKVSLD; this is encoded by the coding sequence ATGGAACAAATCTGTTTTGAATTAGAGAATATTGAAGTGACCTATTTAGATAAAGAAGTGTTGAACATTGAGCGATTGGCTGTACATCAATTTGACCGGATCGGCATTGTCGGGAAAAACGGCGCGGGGAAAAGTACCATGCTGAGATTATTGGCCGGGGAAATTGAGCCTACCAAGGGGAGAGTGAAGTCGCATGTGGAGAGTACCTATTTTAAACAAATCGAAGCTCCCACGGTGATCGAAGTGGACCCCGCCTTGATAGGCAGACTGTCGGTGCCGACCGAATCACCTCAGTTGAGCGGTGGTGAGCAGACCCGGCTGAAGCTAGCAGGGTTATTCACCCATTATCACGAGGCGTTGCTTATTGATGAACCGACGACTCATTTGGACAGGGAAGGCATCGACTTTCTGCTGGACCAATTACGGTACTATTACGGCGTACTGATCATGATTAGCCATGATCGTGATGTGCTGGATGAGTTGGTGACGACCATTTGGGAAGTGGCAGATGGAAAGGTCAAGGTGTATAACGGGAATTATAGCGATTACGCCGAACAAAAGCTCTTGGAACGATCTCAGCAGATGCAAGAGCATGAGCAGTACGTGAAAGAAAAAAGCCGTTTGGAAAAAGCCGCTCAGGAAAAAATGAAAAAAGCTGAAAAAATTGCCCAGGGCGCAGGCCTGTCGAGACGAGAAGTGAACGCCAAACCCAATCGGATGTCCGAGACGAAATCGAAAGGGACGAGTCAAAAGGCGATGCATCGTGTGGCCAAGGCCATTGAACAGCGGATGGAGCAACTACAGGAAGTCGAGGCAGTGCAAGAGGAACGGCCTATTGTATTTCGGCAGGTGGAGGTATTGAAACTTCATAACAAGTTCCCGGTAATGGCGGATCGGCTCACGCTCCAGGTGGAGGGCAAACGGCTGCTGGATGAAGTCAACTTCCAATTTCCGCTTGGACAGAAAATTGCCATTACTGGGGCAAACGGATCGGGCAAGAGTACCTTGCTTCATCATATTGCCTCCAACGGGAAAGGGATTATCCTTTCTCCCAAAGTGCAGATCGGGTATTTTCAGCAATTGAGCTATCAAGTGGCAACCGACGAAACGGTCTTTCAATTTGTGAAAAAGCGATCGGAATATGATGAAGGGTTTCTGCGCAGTGTCCTGCACGCAATGCAATTTGACGGTACGGATATTCAGAAAAAAGTGAAATCACTGAGCGGCGGCGAAATGATCCGCCTTCAGCTTTGCCAGTTGTTTTTAGGCGAATACAACCTGCTGCTGCTTGATGAACCAACGAACTTTTTAGATATTCGTGCGATTGAGGCATTGGAGCATTTTATTCATGCGTATGAAGGAACCATCATTTTTGTTTCTCATGACCAGAGCTTCATTCTAGAAGTGGCGGACATTTGTTACAAGATTGAACGAAAAAAAATGGTGAAAGTCTCTTTAGATTAA
- a CDS encoding helix-turn-helix domain-containing protein, protein MIIAGGYDKHIFYGNSIEIHRQDEECTIFKMKDDSGTGVMTSYDVFPGTKLMYNDFQMKSCFSEFRPNAQMLTINHCREGRIECEVQNGSYMYLDEGDLQISTKNHPDQTFGFPLNEYRGITIGIYLDEAMKASASIFEPFSVDLRLLCAKFCNEDRSFLMRTTEPIRQIFTELYAVPELIRIPYFRIKIIELLLILSAVDVSEDGESRPYFPKKQVETVKVIMEYIRKHLDRHMTLQDLSSRFNISQTAMKLCFKAIYGQSIYAYLRKYRMERAAYLLRHSDDTITIIAGKVGYSNPSKFAAAFKEIKGMTPAMYQKDVVRMEHTQTDWSG, encoded by the coding sequence ATGATAATAGCCGGCGGTTACGATAAACACATATTTTACGGTAATAGTATTGAGATACATAGGCAGGATGAAGAGTGTACGATATTTAAGATGAAGGATGATAGCGGTACAGGCGTCATGACGAGCTACGATGTGTTTCCCGGCACTAAGCTCATGTATAATGATTTTCAAATGAAAAGCTGTTTTTCCGAGTTCCGGCCGAATGCACAGATGCTTACGATTAATCATTGTCGTGAAGGTCGGATTGAATGTGAAGTTCAAAATGGTTCTTATATGTACCTAGATGAAGGAGATTTGCAAATCAGCACGAAAAATCATCCTGATCAGACGTTTGGATTTCCGCTGAATGAATATAGAGGCATTACTATCGGTATTTATCTGGATGAAGCCATGAAAGCATCTGCTTCTATATTTGAACCATTTTCAGTCGATCTGCGTTTGCTGTGTGCAAAGTTTTGCAATGAAGACCGCTCATTTCTAATGCGAACTACAGAACCGATCCGACAAATTTTCACAGAGTTGTATGCTGTTCCAGAACTGATCCGAATTCCGTATTTTAGAATTAAAATTATAGAGCTGCTGCTCATTTTAAGTGCCGTAGACGTTTCCGAAGATGGGGAAAGCCGCCCCTATTTTCCTAAAAAGCAAGTGGAGACGGTGAAAGTGATTATGGAATATATTCGTAAGCATTTGGATCGGCATATGACATTGCAAGACTTATCAAGTCGATTTAATATTTCGCAAACGGCGATGAAACTGTGCTTCAAGGCTATTTACGGGCAATCCATCTATGCTTACTTACGAAAGTACAGAATGGAAAGGGCTGCCTATTTACTGAGACACAGCGACGATACTATAACGATCATCGCAGGAAAGGTCGGCTATAGCAATCCGAGCAAGTTTGCAGCGGCATTTAAAGAGATTAAAGGGATGACACCAGCCATGTATCAGAAAGACGTTGTCCGAATGGAGCATACTCAGACGGATTGGAGCGGTTAA
- a CDS encoding ECF transporter S component, which produces MEKDLAYSKLVQRRRAVWNTKDILITGMIGVVFAFVLLAVTFAYFPLAAILGPAYSRITDGIFMIPGLMALYLIRKPGAAFISMTIGGLVMLPFSPYGLIGIVWAALAGVECEVPFLAVLYRKYSTLFLMISGSVATILSTLLEYPLYGHAALSIGVQITMLVVSALGGAIGGILSKLLAESMLKLGLLADYRRSSLDHTYRK; this is translated from the coding sequence ATGGAGAAAGATCTGGCTTATAGCAAGCTTGTACAGCGCAGGAGGGCTGTTTGGAATACAAAGGATATTTTGATCACAGGAATGATTGGCGTTGTGTTTGCTTTTGTTTTGCTTGCCGTGACGTTTGCTTATTTCCCGCTAGCTGCCATATTAGGTCCGGCGTATTCGAGAATAACGGACGGGATTTTTATGATTCCCGGTCTCATGGCTCTTTATCTCATTCGAAAACCTGGTGCTGCTTTCATTTCGATGACGATTGGCGGCCTTGTCATGCTGCCATTTTCACCCTATGGTTTAATCGGAATTGTATGGGCAGCCCTGGCCGGGGTTGAGTGTGAAGTTCCTTTTTTAGCGGTACTGTATAGAAAATATTCAACTCTGTTTTTGATGATAAGCGGCTCGGTCGCCACCATTTTAAGCACTCTTCTTGAATACCCCTTATACGGTCATGCGGCATTATCGATTGGAGTTCAAATCACCATGCTCGTGGTGAGTGCCTTAGGCGGAGCGATCGGTGGAATATTGTCCAAATTGTTGGCAGAGTCGATGTTGAAATTAGGTTTGTTAGCAGATTATCGCAGATCATCATTAGATCATACTTACAGGAAGTGA
- a CDS encoding ABC transporter ATP-binding protein: protein MIEMHDVRFTYAGTIKPVLDGIDVMIGNNETVLLLGASGAGKSSLVLCLNGLIPNSIYGEFSGVVRVGGKDTSITPIAELARQVGIVFQDPEAQLVTMKVEDEIAFGMENLCLDPSEMERRIEAALQQTGLSEFRQWQIDKLSGGQKQRLALASVLCMQPRILVLDEPTANLDPEGTRELFAVLRNLRKSGNYTIIMIEHKLDDVMDIADRVLVLGKNGRIIADGHPRKVFYHKYDELIQEGVWLPYSVKFTHELRKRGIAVAESPLTVKETISMLERIRLTGETEELALQAATGSVSSRIAEAANHTDTAHIFAEDMQPGLAAAEKELAIEIRPAEFKRKNECILQPMHLCVPKGDFLAIVGKNGAGKSTLARYMIKLQQAGKGVIYLHGRDLVEWSVHNITKEIGYVFQNPEHQFVTNRVFDELAFGLKGMQLSPDEIYSRVEQMLDRFGLKKYIDANPFQLSHGEKRRLSTASMLITGQRLLILDEPTFGQDGRNAHQLMQLMKELQETGHTIIIISHDMGLIAEYADHAVVLKTGRLIFHGTVQALFDRKELLVEAGLNLPPSVEIERQFRAVSV from the coding sequence ATGATTGAAATGCACGATGTTCGCTTTACTTATGCGGGAACAATCAAGCCTGTACTGGACGGCATAGATGTAATGATCGGCAATAATGAAACGGTTTTGCTGCTTGGTGCTTCCGGAGCGGGGAAAAGCTCGCTCGTGCTCTGTTTGAATGGCTTGATTCCTAATAGTATTTATGGGGAATTCAGCGGAGTCGTCCGAGTGGGAGGGAAAGATACATCGATAACGCCGATTGCGGAACTGGCAAGACAAGTCGGCATTGTTTTTCAGGATCCGGAAGCACAACTGGTCACCATGAAAGTGGAAGATGAGATCGCTTTTGGTATGGAAAATTTATGCCTGGATCCCAGCGAAATGGAGCGGAGAATCGAGGCGGCGTTACAGCAAACCGGTTTGTCGGAATTCAGGCAATGGCAGATCGACAAGCTTTCCGGAGGACAAAAACAACGGCTCGCTCTGGCCTCTGTATTATGTATGCAGCCGCGAATTCTCGTCCTGGATGAACCGACGGCAAATCTTGATCCAGAGGGCACGAGGGAATTGTTTGCCGTTCTGCGAAATCTTCGAAAGAGCGGCAATTATACGATTATCATGATCGAACATAAGCTTGACGATGTAATGGATATAGCGGATCGTGTCCTGGTCCTCGGAAAAAATGGAAGGATCATAGCTGATGGTCATCCTCGTAAAGTTTTTTATCACAAGTACGATGAATTAATACAAGAAGGCGTTTGGCTGCCATATAGCGTTAAATTCACCCATGAGTTAAGGAAACGGGGGATTGCCGTAGCCGAAAGTCCGCTTACCGTAAAAGAAACCATAAGCATGCTGGAAAGGATCCGCTTGACAGGCGAGACAGAGGAGCTTGCGCTCCAAGCTGCGACAGGAAGTGTCTCTAGTAGGATTGCTGAAGCTGCTAACCATACAGATACAGCGCATATCTTTGCGGAAGACATGCAGCCCGGCCTGGCAGCAGCGGAAAAGGAGCTTGCCATTGAAATCCGGCCGGCTGAATTCAAACGCAAGAATGAATGCATCTTGCAGCCCATGCATTTGTGTGTGCCCAAGGGTGACTTTCTGGCCATTGTTGGAAAGAACGGAGCGGGCAAGTCGACTCTGGCGCGCTACATGATCAAGCTGCAACAGGCGGGTAAAGGGGTCATCTATTTGCACGGACGCGATCTTGTGGAATGGTCTGTACATAACATAACGAAAGAGATTGGATATGTCTTTCAAAATCCTGAACATCAATTTGTCACGAATCGAGTGTTCGACGAACTGGCCTTTGGACTGAAAGGTATGCAGCTGTCTCCAGATGAAATTTACTCACGAGTTGAACAGATGCTGGATCGATTTGGGCTTAAGAAATATATCGACGCCAATCCATTTCAATTAAGTCATGGCGAGAAACGGCGTTTAAGCACAGCTTCCATGCTCATTACCGGGCAAAGACTGCTAATTTTGGATGAACCAACATTCGGACAAGATGGGCGCAATGCACATCAGCTTATGCAACTGATGAAGGAATTACAAGAGACGGGCCATACCATCATCATCATCTCGCATGATATGGGCTTGATTGCTGAATATGCCGATCACGCAGTAGTTTTGAAGACAGGCAGGCTAATCTTCCACGGAACGGTACAAGCATTGTTTGACCGGAAGGAGTTGCTTGTCGAAGCAGGCCTGAACTTGCCGCCATCTGTGGAAATCGAACGGCAATTTCGGGCGGTATCTGTATGA
- a CDS encoding energy-coupling factor transporter transmembrane component T family protein, whose protein sequence is MSYLHRLNPLSKLLAIGPPAIFLALTTNVWTPLLFIILTIGITLVLGRIPLMRYAKVCAPMLLIVLGFILLYPLLVSDQINEGSELLFSFGFVEVYESGVLFGLATGLRLLAMLVLSLLFTLTTDTADLIRALIQQWRVGYRFGYGTMAVLRFIPILMQQFQLVKMAHQVRGYTGKGARRIMERTQRYALPLLSSSLRHAERMAYSMDSRAFGAYRTRTYFRRSLMARQDFFFIGAFWIGSTLAVLILFQFDMLGKLSLFKTYH, encoded by the coding sequence ATGAGTTATCTGCATCGTCTGAATCCCCTTAGCAAATTATTGGCAATAGGCCCGCCAGCCATTTTCCTGGCTTTGACGACCAATGTTTGGACACCGCTGCTGTTTATCATTCTAACGATAGGCATCACGCTTGTGCTGGGGAGAATTCCATTGATGCGTTATGCCAAAGTATGTGCGCCCATGCTGCTCATTGTTCTTGGATTCATTCTTCTGTATCCGCTCTTGGTCAGTGATCAGATCAACGAAGGCTCGGAACTATTATTTTCTTTCGGATTCGTTGAGGTATATGAATCGGGGGTATTATTTGGGTTAGCTACAGGATTAAGGTTGCTTGCCATGCTCGTTCTATCGCTGTTATTCACCTTAACGACAGACACAGCGGATCTTATTCGCGCGCTCATTCAACAATGGAGAGTAGGCTATCGCTTTGGATACGGTACAATGGCTGTTCTTCGTTTCATTCCTATTCTTATGCAGCAGTTTCAGCTTGTCAAAATGGCTCACCAGGTTCGTGGCTATACAGGGAAAGGGGCTCGCAGAATCATGGAACGAACTCAAAGATATGCACTGCCTCTCCTATCCTCATCCTTACGTCACGCAGAACGTATGGCCTATTCTATGGATTCGCGTGCCTTCGGAGCTTACCGAACTCGTACCTATTTTCGCCGATCATTAATGGCGAGACAGGATTTTTTCTTTATAGGAGCCTTTTGGATCGGATCAACCTTGGCAGTCCTCATCCTGTTTCAATTTGACATGCTTGGCAAGCTTTCTTTATTCAAGACATATCATTAG